ACGCCCATATCGTGGTCGTCGGCCACCACCACGAAATTGTAGACGGGCGTCAGGTCGGAGCGCGCGATAATCCAGTCGTCGAATTCCGACACCTGCATCGAGATGGGACCGAGGATCACGTCGCGAAACGCGATCTCGCCGTCCAGGGGCAGCTTGATGCGGATCGTGTGCGGTCCGCAGTCGGGTCCGAGATTCCGGTCGCGGCACGTGCGGTCGTAGAGGTATTTACGTTTGTCGGCGATGGCCGCCTCGCGCTTCGCGTCCAGTTCTTCCTTCGAGCATACGCACCGATACGCCTTGCCCTCGTCGAGCAGGCGCTGGATCAGCGGGCGGTAGTGGCCGACGCGCTGCGACTGATGGACCGGCGGCGCGTCCCAGTCGATGCCCAGCCAGCGCAGGCCGTCGAGGATGATCTGCACGTTTTCGGGCGTGCTGCGTTCAAGGTCCGTATCCTCGATGCGCAGCAGCATCTTGCCGCCGGTGTGGCGGGCGTAGAGCCAGTTGTACAGGGCCGTACGCGCGCCGCCGATATGCAGACTGCCGGTCGGCGACGGGGCGAATCGAACAACGACACCGGAATCGCTCATGGAGTCCTCACGAAAGGAAATAGCCCGCCACGTAACGCACGCCGAGGATGACGATGAACACCGCGAAGGCGATGCGCAGGGGCTTGGGGTCGAGCCGGTGCGCGGTCAGCGCGCCCAGCCGGGAGGTCAACATACTGGCCGCAGCCAGAAAAATCCACGCGCCGATGTGAACGAAGCCGACCGCTCCGGGGACCGGCTCGGCGCTCGGCGATCCGCCGTAATTGATCATTCCGACGAGCGAATTGAAGACAATGAGCGCGCTGCTGGTGCCGATCGCGCGGTGCGTCGGGTAGTGGGCGACCATGCACAGAAGCGGCACCGTGACGATGCCGCCGCCCACGCCGAAAAACCCCGCGATGAATGCGGAGGCGAGCCCGACGAGCACAAGGCGCGGTACGGTGTTTCGCTCGACGGAATCCGCGGGCCTCGGCGCGTGCGCGAAAAAGCGGTAGGCCACGCCAAACAGGAGCAGGCCGAAGAGCGCCTTGAGCAACCGGGGATCGAGGCCGATCGCGGCCTGCGCGGAAATCGTCACGCCCACGAGCCCCCCGACGGCCATGATGCCGACCGCGCGCCAGTTCACCTGATTCGCGCCGTGGTGCGTGTATGCGCTCATGGCCGAGGTCGCGGTGATCGTGGCGAGGGAGGTGCCGAGCGCCATGTGGAACGCCATCTGGTCGGCGATGCCGAACCGGCGGAACGCGAAGTCGAGGACGGGGACGTAGAGAATGCCGCCGCCCACGCCGAGAAAGCCGCCGATGAATCCGGCCGCAAGGCCGGTGGCGATGTAGGCGAGCGCGATCGGCAGGTCAGGAAGCGACATGGGCGGATACCATTGGGAATCGCGGCAAAAAGTCAATGCCGAGAGCACGGGGCGGATGGTTCGGCTTGTCGAATCGAAGCTCAAAAAATACTTTCGCGTCGGTGGATGGAATGTGATATTCATGTGGGTGTCGCACGCAGAATGGGAGATGCGGCCATGCAAAAAGTTTTCCGAGCATGCGTTTTTCTAAGTTTTGTCTTCTTGCTTTGCGGATGGTCCTGTTCGCCGGCGAGTGACCCCGCCGCGTCCGGTGAATCGGATTCGCCGGACGACGACACGCTCCCGCCGGATGACGACGCGACGACGGCGGACGACGACAGCGTCGACGACGATTCCGTCGATGATGATACCGACGATGACACCAGCGACGACGACATCGATGACGACGTCGACGACGACACGACCGATGACGATACGGCGGACGACGATTCCTATGACGACGACACGGACCCCTGCGCGGACGACGATACCGCTGACGATGACGCGGACGACGACGGCACGCCCGACGTGATCGACGTGGGACCGGGCCTCGGGCACCTCGCGTATTTCGATGACGCCGGCCTGCCGCGCGCGGCGACGATGGACGGCGGCGAGTGGGTCGCCGACGCGCTGCCCTTCGAGATCGCGGGCTACACGCCCGAAAACGAACCTATTTATCGCCGTTGGCGGATAGAGCAGTTCGTCCGCGACATTCCGGACCTCGCGATCGGACGCCTCTATCTCCACGACCCGGACGGCGAGCCGAACGTCGAGCGGGCGGGTCTGCTGCGTTACGAAGATCACGAGTGGATACCGGATATTTTGCCCGAGGAGTTCGATTTCGTCGGAAGCGTTTATCTCGACCTCGCCGGTCGGCTGTGGGTCGTGGGCGGCGGCCCCATAACGCCCTGGCGTTTCATCGCTCGACAGAGCGACGCCGGTTGGGAGATCGAGGGCGTTTCGTTCATGGATCATATGCCGTCGGTCGAGGGCATCGAATTTCCCGACAACGATACCGTGATCGTTTGGGGGACCTACCACTACGACGATGAGGAAAGCGACCCCGTTCTGTTCGTCAAGAGTAACGGGGCATGGAGTGAGATCGCGGTTCCCTGCCGGGCGAACGAATTTGGCGGGTATGCGTTCGACAGCCGGGACGGTGCGAGTCTCTTCTGGCTCCAATGCTACGACGACGTGGGAGACGCACCCGCCGTGATGCGTCTCGACGGCGATGAACTTGTCCGGGAACCCGACGACATGACTGGAAGAATGTTCGCGTGGGGGGCGCTGACGGGTTCGGATGAAGAACTCTGGTTGTACGGCATCAACCAGGACTCGGCGGCGTTTGTGGCGACGCGCGAGAACGAGACGTGGACGCTCGAGCCCGACGTGCCGGTAGAAGGCGACTATTTTCCTCGCGCGAAGATGGGGCCGGACGACGCTCCGTGGTTCTGGGGCGAGACGTCCACCGACGGTTTGCACGAAGCCTATATCATCAACAGGTCGCGCGGACATTGGGCGGCAGAGCATCTTTCAAATCGGTATCCCGACTGGTTTATCGGGGCGGTGGAATTCCTTCCGGGAGATGAGATTCTGGCTTGGGGCGACGAACGGCATTGGCAATACGGAATCGTTCTACGTCGAGGAGATTGTTGGCGT
Above is a window of Deltaproteobacteria bacterium DNA encoding:
- a CDS encoding sulfite exporter TauE/SafE family protein, which produces MSLPDLPIALAYIATGLAAGFIGGFLGVGGGILYVPVLDFAFRRFGIADQMAFHMALGTSLATITATSAMSAYTHHGANQVNWRAVGIMAVGGLVGVTISAQAAIGLDPRLLKALFGLLLFGVAYRFFAHAPRPADSVERNTVPRLVLVGLASAFIAGFFGVGGGIVTVPLLCMVAHYPTHRAIGTSSALIVFNSLVGMINYGGSPSAEPVPGAVGFVHIGAWIFLAAASMLTSRLGALTAHRLDPKPLRIAFAVFIVILGVRYVAGYFLS